The proteins below come from a single Pirellulales bacterium genomic window:
- a CDS encoding MoxR family ATPase: MQDELQKIIIGQSDVIEQLFAAIFTRGHCLLEGVPGLAKTLMVSTLARILDISFKRIQFTPDLMPSDITGTNVLEEDENGRRNFRFVEGPIFTNILLADEINRTPPKTQAALLQAMQEREVSVGQTTYALPDPFFTIATQNPIEQEGTYPLPEAQLDRFMFNIKVDYPSAAEEEQILSATTRNEKPDVRKVLSGRAIVNLQKLVGSVAVSEYIVKYVARLVRATRPKDDTAPAFVRDLVDWGAGPRAGQFLIQGGKALAAMEGRFSVAIADVQKIAVPVLRHRISTNFQAQAEGMTSEGVIRRLVAEVPTPEIPKFAR, translated from the coding sequence ATGCAGGACGAATTGCAGAAGATCATCATCGGGCAATCCGACGTGATCGAGCAGTTGTTTGCCGCGATTTTCACCCGGGGCCACTGCCTGCTCGAAGGCGTGCCTGGGCTGGCCAAAACGCTGATGGTCAGCACGTTGGCCCGAATCCTCGACATCAGCTTCAAGCGGATTCAGTTCACGCCGGACCTGATGCCCTCCGACATCACGGGGACGAATGTGCTGGAGGAAGACGAGAACGGGCGGCGGAATTTCCGCTTCGTCGAGGGACCGATCTTTACCAATATCCTGCTGGCCGACGAAATCAACCGCACGCCGCCAAAGACTCAGGCCGCGCTCTTGCAGGCGATGCAGGAACGCGAGGTTTCGGTCGGGCAGACGACCTATGCGCTCCCTGATCCGTTCTTCACGATCGCCACGCAGAATCCGATCGAGCAGGAAGGAACCTATCCGCTGCCCGAGGCGCAGTTGGACCGGTTCATGTTCAACATCAAGGTGGATTATCCATCGGCCGCCGAAGAAGAGCAGATTTTGAGCGCCACCACTCGCAATGAAAAGCCGGACGTCCGGAAAGTGCTCTCCGGCCGCGCGATCGTGAATCTGCAAAAGTTGGTCGGCTCGGTGGCGGTGAGCGAGTACATCGTGAAGTACGTGGCTCGGCTCGTGCGCGCGACACGTCCCAAGGATGACACGGCGCCGGCCTTCGTTCGCGATCTAGTGGATTGGGGCGCGGGGCCGCGAGCGGGACAGTTCCTGATTCAAGGAGGCAAGGCGCTCGCGGCAATGGAAGGGCGGTTCTCAGTCGCCATCGCCGACGTCCAGAAGATCGCCGTCCCCGTGCTCCGCCACCGGATCAGCACCAACTTCCAAGCCCAGGCGGAAGGCATGACCAGCGAAGGCGTGATCCGCCGCTTAGTCGCAGAGGTGCCGACGCCGGAAATCCCGAAATTCGCACGGTGA